A region from the Phycodurus eques isolate BA_2022a chromosome 12, UOR_Pequ_1.1, whole genome shotgun sequence genome encodes:
- the LOC133410520 gene encoding filamin A-interacting protein 1-like — protein sequence MHPACESLQAQWNQVESRKHDLQSCIHPIPNTARHRKILIPMNNGKDERCKCERQRGRGDLSRDDMLFLLSVLEGELQARDEVIAVLKSERTDSALLKTHYGFIGLQGALRSLHGDSLQSQQQDRSQDVCKTASAELTNVIRSQKRSNKWMEQQLLGVSKAYRDAVSRSEEQLRSHRNFVEKRKRFVALLEEDRERLVGASRH from the exons ATGCATCCTGCTTGTGAAAGTCTGCAAGCTCAATGGAATCAAGTGGAATCCAGGAAACACGACTTACAGTCTTGCATCCACCCAATTCCTAACACCGCCAGGCATCGCAAGATCCTCATTCCGATGAATAACGGGAAAGACGAGCGATGCAAGTGTGAGAGACAACGTGGGAGAGGAGACCTTTCCCGTGATGATATGTTGTTCCTGCTCAGTGTTCTGGAGGGAGAACTTCAG GCGAGAGATGAAGTCATTGCAGTGCTGAAATCAGAGAGGACCGACTCTGCTCTACTGAAGACCCACTATGGTTTTATTGGACTACAGGGGGCGCTACGTTCCCTGCATGGAGACTCGCTGCAGTCACAACAACAGGACCGCTCACAGGATGTGTGCAAAACAGCTAGTGCTGAG CTTACTAATGTTATACGGTCCCAGAAAAGGTCAAACAAGTGGATGGAGCAGCAGCTTCTCGGGGTATCAAAGGCTTACCGAGATGCTGTTAGCAGGAGTGAGGAGCAGCTTAGAAGCCACCGGAATTTCGTAGAAAAGAGGAAGCGCTTTGTAGCATTACTGGAGGAGGACCGAGAAAGGTTAGTCGGTGCATCACGTCACTAA